One window of Deltaproteobacteria bacterium genomic DNA carries:
- a CDS encoding ferritin, producing MAHEGFHEQIADLTEETRDMHRAIVSLIEELEAVDWYNQRVEACSDEELRGILGHNRDEEKEHAAMLLEWIRRQDKAFDKELKDYLFTDKPVVEAEREHKG from the coding sequence ATGGCACACGAAGGTTTTCATGAACAGATTGCTGATTTGACGGAAGAAACGCGCGACATGCATCGGGCGATCGTCTCGCTGATTGAGGAGTTGGAGGCTGTAGACTGGTATAACCAGCGCGTGGAGGCCTGCAGTGATGAAGAGCTAAGAGGCATACTCGGGCACAATCGTGATGAGGAAAAGGAGCATGCGGCTATGCTCCTTGAGTGGATTCGCCGTCAGGATAAGGCGTTTGACAAGGAACTCAAGGACTACTTGTTCACAGATAAACCCGTTGTCGAAGCGGAACGGGAGCACAAGGGTTAA
- a CDS encoding DUF481 domain-containing protein, producing the protein MRSSMLVCVVCTLVILDFGSNVLADTVRMKNGDRLTGTIVKMEDKTLTFKTTYAGEIAIKWEDVEAVETDSPVRVVLGDETSARGILTAGENSRLRLKTDQVPEPLQFNITHVAKINPPVEPAVKLTGRINAGLDVKKGNTDTEAQHVDSELVARTEKNRVTLGAEWNREEEADEKTADNALLYMSYDHFLTRKLFFYTNASFEKDDFKDLNLRTTVGVGSGYQFFETAMRNLSLRGGIAYVNEDFDENGQDRGYTAGRWAAAFDQYFFEKFVQFFHTHEGIVSLEDTDDLLIRTRTGLRFPLKKGFNATAQYNWDWDNSPATGKDRADERYLFTLGYSWQ; encoded by the coding sequence ATGAGATCGTCAATGTTAGTCTGCGTCGTGTGTACCCTTGTGATTTTGGATTTCGGCAGCAATGTTTTGGCTGATACCGTCCGGATGAAGAATGGTGATCGCCTTACGGGTACTATAGTCAAGATGGAAGATAAGACACTGACATTCAAAACAACATACGCTGGAGAGATAGCCATAAAATGGGAAGATGTGGAAGCTGTTGAGACGGATTCTCCTGTTCGCGTGGTACTGGGAGACGAAACCTCGGCCCGAGGAATTTTGACGGCGGGAGAAAATAGCAGGTTGCGGCTCAAAACCGATCAAGTCCCGGAGCCCTTGCAGTTCAATATCACGCATGTGGCAAAGATAAACCCTCCAGTCGAACCGGCAGTTAAGTTGACCGGACGCATCAATGCCGGCCTGGATGTCAAGAAGGGAAACACAGATACAGAAGCACAGCACGTAGATAGCGAACTGGTGGCTCGAACGGAGAAAAACAGGGTCACCTTGGGGGCGGAATGGAATCGAGAGGAGGAAGCTGATGAGAAAACCGCAGACAACGCCCTTCTCTATATGAGCTACGATCATTTTTTAACCCGAAAATTGTTCTTTTACACCAATGCGAGTTTCGAGAAAGATGATTTCAAAGATCTCAACCTGAGGACGACGGTTGGGGTGGGATCAGGGTATCAGTTTTTTGAGACCGCAATGAGAAATCTGTCACTCAGAGGCGGCATCGCATATGTGAATGAAGATTTCGATGAAAATGGTCAAGACAGGGGTTATACAGCCGGCCGGTGGGCCGCGGCATTCGATCAGTACTTCTTTGAAAAATTTGTTCAATTTTTCCACACGCACGAAGGTATTGTAAGTTTGGAAGACACAGACGACCTGTTGATTCGAACCCGTACCGGTTTGCGATTCCCGTTGAAGAAAGGGTTTAACGCAACAGCGCAGTATAACTGGGATTGGGATAATTCACCGGCAACCGGTAAAGACAGAGCAGACGAGAGGTACCTTTTTACTTTGGGGTACAGCTGGCAATAG
- a CDS encoding translocation/assembly module TamB domain-containing protein, whose translation MARNWIKKALIAGAILFGFCVAIVVSLSLYLNTNHAKKFIKARLNATIPGSITFKAMRLSLWRGQADLEGLVLREASGEGIAGLDRLFVNLAWAGFLRGDLTIETLLLEKPWAKIRATEKDGINLLRALAPPRAPERLKKEEPTKGVPFNLVVRSLEILGGRAVYQDPSEKLVASLQDVSLVANGDMLQKSGSLDLRVGKVRLERGQINSGFDEVALQAKLEEKRIASVRMKIAMGSSKLNISGSVQDVFDDPTFDMVTELSVFLPDLQERLPVKARLAGSAKGRMTLQGTPNDPRITFHLDCEGGRFGEVRMDRLTLECSLKDRLFVLKSLWANTAEGNVEVSGEAHLDEAFANGFLGDKKNLEAISYRLSMAAKNAEPATFFPTASGVKGNVDAKLAVEGRGLAPDCLSAKAMLEVFGANMTWQGHEPASDWRMEGKANFVKNTATVEQFTVEGEDFRMRANGEYNLSSERIAGRLSLESPDITHAFTSMGVAGGSGGMLLEAEVSGLLRRPQAHLVFDGTKMRFQDYGIGDVGLAGTLDPSGIFRLAELRLKNQGSRVEGHGSVGIYDKTSTLNFGLPLNLSLALHNVELTDFVKETLARGALDGEVMVSGSLNAPKGQAHIRGKHLAVQALRLGDLYGKIGLAEGRLNIAQLDLQNKDSAIRIAGAIDLFHREGLQIAQDPTFELRIQGDRVFVNDFIDKSRGRLAIAAHLEGSLSNPKGSLSLEGTKLDFGVQKLDGLELLATLDGKRLLIKPLRLTVAPGELIEANGWVSLNKGYDLALVSRGISLEHIDLVEKRVGAKGSLICDLSGSGSWEDPRFHGKMVFQHLEFRGKPLEDISVGVNMENQVARISARQRFDLEGTFHLKNQDFTVSLLLDETDLAPYFGLADRTDFGGVAAGSMKASGNLKALTDLDASLNFERFRLLWQDKDLIRTENARASIKDRHLSVPPVEFIVGPDGFVRIQGSAKHNGMVTMQAKGEIALSAVGAFIEDIPSDLKGRLVFSADVEGPQRRPQIHAEVDIDQVGFTVPGLLQKLDGLKGRIRVAPDRIEVDRLHGKLDSGRFDLTAEVQMEAFRPTKIFARTTAEALPVRVPDTLDLLVSADLKIEGTPEHASVQGEMVLLEGAYYKDFKISLLQQVTKRERKEKPLGEMPHPIFENTSLDLSIKRRNPLMVDNNLVHLQITPDLRIVGKLGNPIIRGRATVESGKITYRNKSFEVKKGFIDFSNPYKTEPYIHIDSEVNVRHWLITLTLAGTPDELSFNLRSDPPEEDGDVLSLLVTGRTTQELIAGEGGAGKSPAQILAEAMAGTLGDDIKELTGLDTVEVAAVAEEGPDAVKVTLGKDLSKRMTVKYATESKDGKVVQRAIAEYKFLEHFLFSGSQDTEGVFGGEVKFRLEFR comes from the coding sequence ATGGCGAGAAACTGGATTAAAAAGGCGCTGATCGCCGGGGCGATTCTTTTCGGATTTTGTGTGGCTATCGTTGTGAGTCTCAGCCTTTACCTCAACACAAATCACGCGAAGAAGTTTATCAAAGCTCGACTGAATGCAACCATTCCGGGATCGATTACTTTCAAAGCTATGCGTCTATCTCTCTGGAGGGGGCAGGCCGATCTGGAAGGTCTCGTCCTCAGGGAGGCATCCGGGGAAGGCATTGCCGGCTTGGATCGCCTTTTTGTCAATTTGGCCTGGGCTGGATTTCTGCGAGGTGACCTTACCATAGAAACCCTTTTACTCGAAAAACCCTGGGCCAAGATTCGGGCAACCGAAAAAGATGGTATCAATCTCTTGAGGGCTTTAGCACCGCCAAGGGCACCTGAACGGCTAAAAAAAGAAGAACCTACAAAGGGGGTGCCCTTCAACCTTGTAGTCCGGTCACTTGAGATCCTCGGGGGCCGTGCAGTCTACCAGGACCCTTCCGAAAAGCTTGTCGCGTCTTTGCAAGATGTCAGTCTCGTGGCCAATGGCGATATGCTGCAAAAGTCAGGCAGCCTGGATTTACGGGTTGGAAAAGTGCGCTTAGAGCGTGGCCAAATCAACAGCGGATTTGATGAAGTCGCCCTCCAGGCTAAGTTGGAAGAAAAACGCATCGCTTCCGTTCGGATGAAAATAGCCATGGGTTCATCCAAGCTAAATATTTCCGGAAGTGTTCAGGATGTCTTTGACGACCCGACCTTTGATATGGTCACTGAACTTTCAGTGTTTCTTCCCGATCTCCAAGAACGCCTCCCTGTTAAGGCGAGATTGGCAGGTTCTGCGAAGGGCCGGATGACACTTCAAGGAACACCGAACGACCCTCGAATAACCTTTCATCTCGATTGTGAAGGCGGTCGGTTTGGTGAGGTTCGGATGGATCGGCTGACCCTGGAGTGTTCATTGAAGGATCGGCTGTTTGTTCTCAAGAGCCTTTGGGCAAATACTGCTGAGGGAAACGTGGAAGTAAGCGGTGAAGCTCATCTGGACGAAGCATTTGCCAATGGCTTTTTGGGCGATAAGAAAAATTTGGAGGCCATATCTTACCGACTTTCCATGGCAGCGAAAAACGCAGAACCAGCAACATTTTTCCCTACTGCCTCTGGCGTTAAGGGGAACGTTGACGCCAAACTTGCGGTCGAGGGCAGAGGCCTTGCGCCGGATTGTCTTTCGGCGAAGGCCATGCTGGAGGTCTTTGGAGCCAACATGACCTGGCAGGGACACGAACCTGCTTCGGATTGGCGGATGGAGGGGAAAGCGAACTTTGTTAAGAATACTGCCACCGTGGAGCAGTTTACCGTGGAAGGCGAGGATTTCAGGATGAGGGCCAATGGCGAGTATAATCTGTCGTCAGAGCGAATTGCCGGCCGTTTGAGCCTTGAAAGTCCGGATATCACTCATGCCTTCACGTCAATGGGTGTGGCAGGGGGTTCCGGCGGGATGTTGCTCGAGGCGGAGGTGTCCGGCCTGCTCAGAAGGCCTCAGGCACATCTTGTTTTTGACGGAACAAAGATGCGCTTCCAGGACTATGGTATTGGCGACGTTGGACTTGCCGGGACGTTAGACCCATCCGGCATCTTTCGCCTGGCAGAATTGCGTCTGAAAAACCAAGGCTCACGAGTTGAAGGACACGGGTCCGTCGGAATCTACGATAAGACCTCAACGTTGAACTTTGGGCTTCCTTTGAATCTGTCACTTGCCCTGCATAACGTCGAGTTGACTGATTTTGTCAAGGAAACCCTTGCCAGGGGCGCATTGGATGGCGAGGTCATGGTAAGTGGTAGTCTCAACGCGCCGAAGGGACAGGCCCATATTCGAGGCAAGCACCTGGCCGTTCAAGCCCTTCGATTGGGTGATCTGTACGGGAAAATTGGGTTAGCCGAAGGAAGGCTCAACATCGCCCAACTGGATCTCCAAAACAAAGATTCAGCCATCCGCATTGCCGGAGCCATTGATCTTTTTCACAGGGAAGGTCTCCAGATCGCCCAGGATCCCACCTTTGAGCTGCGGATTCAAGGAGATCGCGTCTTCGTCAACGATTTCATCGACAAGTCGCGTGGCAGATTGGCAATAGCTGCTCACTTGGAGGGAAGTCTTTCCAACCCAAAGGGAAGCCTGAGTCTTGAGGGAACGAAACTCGATTTCGGTGTTCAAAAGCTTGATGGGCTGGAACTGCTTGCCACACTGGACGGGAAGCGCCTTCTGATAAAACCTCTCCGACTCACCGTCGCACCGGGAGAATTGATCGAGGCAAACGGTTGGGTCTCTCTCAACAAGGGCTATGACCTTGCCCTGGTTTCGCGAGGCATTTCCCTGGAGCATATCGACTTGGTCGAAAAAAGAGTGGGGGCAAAAGGATCGCTCATCTGCGACCTATCCGGCTCCGGTTCGTGGGAGGACCCGCGGTTTCATGGAAAAATGGTGTTCCAACACCTTGAGTTTCGGGGCAAGCCGCTTGAGGACATCAGCGTGGGAGTCAACATGGAAAACCAAGTGGCTCGAATTTCTGCAAGGCAGCGCTTTGATCTTGAAGGGACCTTTCACCTAAAAAACCAGGATTTCACAGTTTCTCTTTTGCTCGATGAAACCGACCTGGCGCCCTATTTTGGGCTCGCCGATCGAACCGATTTTGGTGGCGTGGCGGCAGGATCAATGAAGGCCAGCGGAAACCTTAAAGCCCTTACCGATCTTGATGCCAGTCTCAATTTTGAAAGATTCCGTCTCCTGTGGCAAGACAAAGACCTCATTCGCACTGAGAATGCCAGGGCATCGATCAAGGACCGCCATTTGTCCGTCCCTCCCGTGGAATTCATCGTAGGCCCGGACGGATTCGTTCGTATACAGGGGTCAGCAAAACACAACGGAATGGTTACAATGCAGGCAAAAGGCGAGATTGCCTTGTCTGCGGTGGGGGCCTTCATAGAAGACATCCCGTCTGACCTGAAAGGGCGCTTGGTCTTTTCCGCGGATGTAGAGGGGCCTCAAAGACGTCCGCAGATCCACGCCGAGGTCGATATCGATCAGGTCGGGTTCACGGTCCCCGGCCTTTTACAGAAACTTGACGGCCTAAAAGGACGGATTCGCGTGGCCCCTGACAGAATAGAGGTGGATCGCCTTCATGGAAAGCTGGACAGCGGTAGGTTTGATCTGACCGCAGAAGTACAGATGGAGGCCTTCAGGCCCACCAAAATTTTTGCACGGACCACGGCCGAGGCCCTCCCCGTGCGAGTGCCCGATACCTTGGATCTGCTTGTCAGTGCCGATCTCAAGATTGAGGGCACCCCGGAACATGCCTCCGTTCAAGGCGAAATGGTCCTCTTGGAGGGCGCCTACTACAAGGACTTCAAGATAAGCCTTCTCCAGCAAGTGACAAAAAGAGAGCGCAAGGAAAAGCCCCTTGGCGAAATGCCTCACCCTATTTTCGAAAATACCAGTCTGGACCTTTCCATCAAACGTCGAAACCCGCTCATGGTGGACAATAATCTGGTTCACCTCCAGATCACCCCAGATTTGCGTATCGTGGGGAAACTGGGCAATCCGATCATCCGGGGACGGGCGACCGTGGAATCTGGTAAGATTACGTACCGAAACAAGAGTTTTGAAGTGAAAAAGGGCTTTATTGATTTTTCAAATCCTTACAAAACGGAACCCTATATCCATATCGACAGCGAAGTAAACGTGCGGCACTGGCTGATCACGCTCACCCTCGCCGGCACCCCCGACGAACTTTCTTTCAATCTCAGGTCTGATCCCCCTGAAGAAGACGGGGATGTTTTGTCGTTGCTCGTAACCGGCCGGACAACACAAGAACTGATTGCCGGAGAGGGAGGCGCCGGCAAGTCGCCTGCGCAGATATTGGCAGAAGCGATGGCAGGAACCTTGGGCGATGATATCAAAGAACTAACAGGCCTGGACACGGTGGAAGTGGCAGCGGTCGCCGAGGAAGGCCCGGATGCCGTCAAGGTCACGCTGGGAAAGGATCTTTCCAAGCGGATGACGGTCAAGTACGCCACCGAGTCGAAGGATGGGAAAGTCGTCCAACGGGCCATTGCGGAATACAAATTCCTTGAACACTTCTTGTTCAGTGGTTCCCAAGACACGGAAGGTGTCTTTGGTGGCGAAGTCAAGTTCAGACTCGAATTTCGATAG
- the bamA gene encoding outer membrane protein assembly factor BamA has translation MAKSSSDSNFDRNRGGVVWRRKRCHWNLLIAVFVIAFEWGPWALCSAQTSTGNQTAIRVTEPIVTEVLVELADFPGDRAYWVELARDLIVLRGGDSFSEDRVNASIQALKESRLFRNVHVDTTETGQGIILRFRLEPFRLIKDIEIDGAFPLFEREVLKAMTLYVGDTFTEKKLANQESAVKDLFVKAGFIDPRVDLSATEDPDDGHVVVAVKIYKGRYERLQDLTIAGNRAFSRDRLKWHMTTWRVSSLPGYVGRFMEADLKKDLQKLIVFYRKAGFADVEIQYDVSREPGSKGPSILVTIEEGSRYDMVFIGNERFWGRTLRKDLVLFETGNRNDLGLKKSVKKLKERYRQAGCLETQIKIEETTEREGDIAIRKILLTINEGPCSTVRAIRITGNRTLSDEAIQGQMLIQTATTLRKSLFVPETLVEDLYAIKALYAKHGYMDAEVEEHLDWSPNKEQVSILLKIDEGIQTIVAFTDIKGLSIPTEKEAYETIRLKDRVPFRRHMVQSDENALSALISEKGYPHVRVKGDVVFSEDKSEAFVTYSIEKGPFVKAGQVYYRGNFRTKKKILAREFRLKNGDPFSLWKMLEGQRGIRDLDLFDSVKLRAIGLKDKRKEIDLIVEVEEKRPYFFEIGGGYDSQKGIYGHSKVGDHNLLGTNKNIWLGAEASEIGYRAESRIEEPRLLGSRISADAGVFMERREEFNKSFGTDLYGSSLGLRRSWRKHLTTGLSFRFERREKFKNNGAVPNEEAAVFEPRSLFVTTPSVGYDTRDSFIQPKKGRLAQFAVDISKGLTNDLDSFLRYEVDFRYYVTPLSRLTLAWMARAGYLDPYGSSNTVPEDQLFFLGGTSDVRGFDENLLSFDLQGNPLGGRWQLEGNMEARIDLGGNFELPLFYDIGRIGKALVDHETADKFRSSVGIGLRYITPIGPVGILYGRKLDPVDGESSGEFHFAIGYTF, from the coding sequence GTGGCGAAGTCAAGTTCAGACTCGAATTTCGATAGAAACCGGGGTGGGGTGGTGTGGCGAAGAAAAAGGTGTCACTGGAATCTGTTGATCGCCGTGTTTGTCATTGCCTTTGAATGGGGCCCATGGGCGCTTTGCAGCGCGCAAACAAGTACGGGCAACCAGACTGCCATCCGTGTCACCGAGCCTATTGTCACTGAGGTGCTGGTCGAACTAGCCGATTTCCCGGGAGATAGAGCCTATTGGGTCGAACTGGCGCGAGACCTGATTGTCCTGCGAGGGGGGGACAGCTTTTCCGAGGATCGGGTGAACGCGTCCATCCAAGCCCTAAAAGAATCCAGGTTATTTCGCAACGTCCATGTGGATACCACGGAGACGGGACAGGGCATCATTCTTAGATTTCGTTTGGAGCCTTTCCGGCTCATCAAAGACATTGAAATCGACGGAGCCTTTCCACTTTTTGAACGGGAGGTCTTAAAGGCCATGACGCTTTACGTGGGAGATACCTTTACCGAAAAAAAGCTTGCGAACCAGGAATCCGCAGTGAAAGACTTGTTTGTCAAGGCCGGTTTCATTGACCCCAGAGTAGACCTTTCTGCAACCGAGGACCCGGATGATGGCCATGTTGTGGTTGCGGTGAAGATTTACAAGGGGCGCTACGAAAGACTTCAGGATCTCACGATCGCGGGAAACAGAGCCTTTAGCCGAGACAGACTCAAGTGGCATATGACGACTTGGCGAGTGTCATCTCTGCCCGGGTATGTGGGGCGATTTATGGAGGCAGACTTGAAAAAAGACCTCCAAAAGCTCATTGTTTTTTACAGAAAAGCTGGTTTTGCCGATGTGGAAATCCAATATGACGTGAGCAGGGAACCCGGATCGAAAGGCCCGTCCATATTGGTTACAATCGAGGAAGGGTCCCGGTATGACATGGTGTTCATCGGAAACGAAAGATTCTGGGGGCGTACATTGAGAAAAGATCTTGTCCTATTTGAGACGGGAAACAGGAACGATTTGGGACTCAAAAAGAGCGTTAAAAAATTGAAAGAACGGTACCGACAGGCCGGATGCCTTGAAACGCAGATCAAGATCGAAGAGACCACGGAACGGGAGGGAGACATTGCAATACGAAAAATCCTGTTGACCATAAACGAGGGCCCTTGCTCCACGGTAAGGGCAATCCGGATAACAGGTAATCGGACTTTGAGTGACGAAGCGATTCAAGGACAGATGTTGATACAAACGGCTACGACCCTCAGAAAGAGTCTGTTCGTTCCGGAAACGCTGGTTGAAGATCTTTACGCCATTAAGGCCTTGTATGCCAAGCATGGATATATGGATGCCGAGGTCGAGGAACACTTGGATTGGAGTCCGAACAAAGAGCAGGTTTCAATCCTTTTGAAAATTGATGAAGGCATCCAGACAATCGTAGCGTTTACCGACATCAAGGGGCTGTCGATTCCCACCGAAAAGGAGGCGTATGAGACCATCCGGCTCAAGGACCGAGTGCCCTTTCGCCGACACATGGTACAAAGTGATGAGAATGCTCTGTCAGCGCTCATTTCCGAAAAAGGATACCCTCACGTTCGGGTAAAGGGTGACGTTGTTTTCAGCGAGGACAAGTCAGAGGCGTTCGTTACCTACAGCATCGAAAAAGGGCCTTTTGTCAAAGCGGGCCAGGTCTATTACCGAGGTAATTTCAGAACCAAAAAGAAAATCCTGGCCAGAGAATTCAGGCTAAAGAACGGCGATCCGTTCTCTCTCTGGAAAATGCTTGAAGGGCAGCGAGGCATCCGAGACCTGGATCTGTTCGATTCTGTCAAACTCAGGGCCATCGGTTTGAAAGATAAAAGAAAAGAAATCGATCTTATTGTTGAGGTGGAGGAAAAAAGGCCGTATTTTTTCGAAATAGGCGGAGGGTACGATTCCCAGAAAGGCATTTATGGGCATTCCAAGGTGGGGGACCATAATCTCTTAGGGACAAACAAGAACATCTGGCTGGGTGCCGAGGCCAGTGAAATCGGATATCGCGCCGAGTCGCGAATAGAAGAACCGAGGCTTTTGGGCTCCAGGATATCGGCCGACGCAGGCGTGTTCATGGAACGGAGGGAGGAGTTTAACAAGAGCTTCGGGACGGATCTATATGGCTCGTCTCTTGGGCTCAGGCGTTCGTGGCGGAAACACCTGACGACAGGGCTCAGCTTCCGTTTCGAGAGAAGGGAAAAGTTCAAAAACAACGGAGCCGTGCCCAACGAAGAAGCAGCAGTATTCGAACCGAGAAGTCTTTTTGTAACGACGCCTTCCGTAGGATACGATACGCGGGACTCATTTATCCAGCCCAAAAAGGGGCGGCTGGCCCAGTTTGCCGTCGATATTTCAAAAGGGCTTACGAACGACCTGGACAGTTTTCTGAGATACGAAGTTGATTTCAGATATTATGTGACACCTCTATCCCGGTTGACACTCGCCTGGATGGCCCGGGCCGGCTACCTTGATCCCTATGGCTCCTCCAACACCGTGCCGGAGGACCAGCTGTTCTTTTTAGGAGGCACTTCTGACGTGCGCGGCTTTGACGAAAACCTGCTGAGTTTTGATTTACAGGGCAATCCTCTGGGAGGACGTTGGCAATTGGAAGGAAACATGGAGGCCAGGATCGATCTTGGCGGCAATTTTGAACTCCCCCTTTTCTACGACATTGGAAGGATCGGCAAGGCGCTAGTTGACCATGAAACCGCAGACAAGTTCCGCAGTTCCGTCGGCATTGGTTTGAGGTACATCACACCGATCGGCCCAGTCGGCATACTGTACGGGAGAAAACTCGATCCCGTGGACGGCGAAAGCTCGGGGGAATTCCACTTTGCCATTGGCTATACTTTCTGA
- a CDS encoding mechanosensitive ion channel family protein, whose amino-acid sequence MSQKAATQVGGWINKKVLAGISWLKLSVCLFFVFLVAIAERVLRWIIRGRLERMPTEEDVISVRKIFLTALSRPLSLFVWAYGIYWALSPIFGHFQKPDGTNLVHLVAQKAADIVVAIAILWLIIRLVDIVDERLKRWAATTESSVDDMLAPLIGKTLRIFIFAIGGVIIIQNLTGVKIGPLLASLGIGGLAVALAAREPIANFFGTLTILFDKPFQVGERIVVNGFDGVVEHVGFRSSRIRTLTGYLVAVPNEKLVNTHVENIGRRPHIRWLTNIGITYDTPPDKVEKAVEIIQEVLENHEGMKEDFPPRVAFNGFNDWSLNILVLAWYHPPDYWAYNAWLQKTCLEFMRRFKAEGIDFAFPSRTVYVANDDKRQLKLRMLKGNASDSQERPLEE is encoded by the coding sequence ATGAGCCAAAAGGCGGCAACTCAGGTGGGGGGGTGGATCAATAAGAAAGTCCTTGCCGGGATTTCCTGGCTGAAGTTGAGTGTTTGCCTTTTTTTCGTTTTCTTGGTGGCCATTGCCGAACGTGTGCTCCGATGGATCATCCGGGGCAGGTTGGAGCGGATGCCCACGGAAGAAGATGTTATCTCGGTCAGAAAGATTTTCCTAACGGCCTTGTCCAGGCCCCTGTCTCTTTTTGTCTGGGCCTACGGCATTTACTGGGCCCTGTCCCCGATCTTCGGCCATTTTCAGAAACCGGATGGCACCAACCTGGTTCACCTTGTGGCCCAAAAAGCCGCAGACATCGTCGTGGCTATTGCTATCCTTTGGCTCATTATTCGCCTTGTGGATATTGTTGACGAACGGCTGAAAAGGTGGGCTGCCACTACCGAAAGCAGCGTTGATGACATGCTCGCACCGCTGATTGGAAAAACACTTCGCATATTCATCTTTGCCATCGGCGGTGTCATCATTATTCAGAATCTTACGGGGGTTAAAATCGGCCCCCTCCTTGCCTCCCTGGGAATCGGCGGCCTGGCTGTGGCTCTGGCGGCCAGAGAACCGATTGCAAATTTCTTTGGAACGCTCACGATTCTGTTTGACAAGCCCTTCCAGGTGGGTGAGAGGATCGTCGTAAACGGCTTTGACGGTGTCGTTGAACACGTTGGATTCAGGAGTTCTCGTATTCGCACTCTCACTGGCTACCTGGTCGCTGTGCCGAACGAGAAACTGGTCAATACCCATGTGGAGAACATCGGTCGAAGACCACATATCCGTTGGCTGACCAATATCGGGATTACCTACGATACGCCACCGGACAAGGTAGAAAAGGCTGTTGAGATCATTCAAGAAGTGTTGGAAAACCACGAAGGCATGAAAGAAGATTTCCCACCACGGGTTGCCTTTAACGGATTCAATGATTGGAGCCTCAATATTCTGGTTCTGGCCTGGTACCATCCACCAGACTACTGGGCCTACAACGCCTGGCTCCAGAAGACCTGCCTTGAATTCATGCGCAGGTTTAAGGCAGAGGGGATCGATTTCGCTTTTCCGAGTCGGACTGTCTACGTGGCCAACGATGACAAACGGCAACTGAAGCTTCGGATGCTCAAAGGAAATGCGTCAGATAGTCAGGAAAGGCCTTTGGAAGAATAA